The DNA sequence GTTTCATTACCATaggtaaacttttaaaaaaaaaaagatgcaggAACAATTATCAAAAGTGATCCGCTATAGGGAAGATCCGCTATTGGCGACCAAACTAAACTATATGGTTATTCAGGGAGTCGACTACTGACTTGAAATATCATCTGGCATTTTGTGATAAATTATTAttgaatttttcacttgtgataatTATTATAGTATAAGACAAAGTAGGAAAATCTATAATATTAGATGATATCTTTGCTGGCAATAGAATATTCACGACTTGTTGTTGTTATTCACTGACTTTGTCACTATGTATTATGTGCAGTCATCTGTTAGTAATTCAACATATCATGCTATTGATTTACTGAAAGATTCATGCTATATTATGTGAACATGTAAAAGGAGTTTTTCtggaaatgaaatttaaattacaaaaaaaaattgttatagtataagacaaattttcaaaattataaatgacttatcgcagaaattcgcaacatgtattgaaactgaaaatacatagatctccattctttgtgattgtcttttgtctcataaaccatttgaatgggaTAATAACTATTTGATACtgacatattttgaacaattgttattggttttatagctgcTTCTAGcaatatatagctagatttagctatatagttAATATCTGGCTTTTCTGGGACCTGATAATGTTAAAATGCTGAAATAACAAGAATGAGGTAGCATAAGGGTCACAGATGCTAGTAATTAAATCCCTTTTCAAATTTAGTCCTATCTGTGTATATTTAtacgtatatacatatatagggaTCCTTTGAATTTTATGTTCTatatagttctggctaccataacttaactgacgctgtttttattttctgatggtcagagatccgtaacagcatataaacatctctgagctggaAATTTTTAGCTCTGTTCTGTAGTCCTAGATATGTGtacgtatataaatatataggaCTATAGAACATAAGAAAAACTATTTAGTTACTAGCACCTGTGATAAGGGTCAGGTCATGGGAATGTTTTAATCTCTTCTGGGAAAACTCGCTTGCAgttcttttataaaaacaaaactcaGTACTGCAATGTTTACAATATATGAACACGTTTACCCAGTATTGTAAATGGTAGGTAATCTAAGATTTCTACAGAGGCCCTTAGTAAGATGTTGAATGATactgaaagaagaaaaagaataATTCTgtagtgtgtttgtttttttttattattttgatacagGTACCAAAACCGCAACACCGGATAAAGAAAATGAGGTCATCTAATCTAAAGCCAGTGAAATCGACGTGTATACGGATCACAAACTCACCACCCCCAAAACAGCTTTTTACTGCCACTAAACAATCTTCATTGAATGACTTCTTTTCAACACATGAAGGTATGAGTGTAGTATGAGGAAGCCACCACAATCACAGTGTACTTTCTTTTACGTATTTATATCGGTTTCTTTCATTATGTTTTTCATTGTGAACATAAAAACTCCTGCAAAAGACTTATTATTCTTGTCTATCAATTGATCTACCACTGGTCTAGGAACGCTCGGGTTCACCAATGCATTTACTTTATCTTGTTTTGCAAAAACAACGAAAAATCAAAAGCAAAATACTAAGTACGTAGTGAGTGTACTAGTGTACCCTGTACATTATTCATACAGCGTTGTATTGTGTACCGAACGCTTTTAGGTGCATTATTATGTAAATCCAAAGCTCATGACAGCCAGAATTAATAATGGGTCTGATCAAAGTCTTGACCCTTTGTTTCCAGTCGTACTTGGAACCTAAAATCTTAAATGTTCCTTTAATGACGTTTTCAGTGCAGCTCTTATTACATCACTTCTTGTCTTTCTTATACTGTAACTGTTATGAGGCTTTTTTCCAGCTAGATCAGCCATTATATGGAGATATGAATATCCAAGAAACATAATTTAAATAAGGCTACTTTTATTAGAGCTATACTTCTTTTATTGTTTTGCGCGAGTTGGGGCTTATAGTTTTGTACTTCTAGTATTCACCAAATACTACTTAAGGGATTTCCTTCAAACTTATACAGTCGATTAACTATGAGCTAAAAAATTACTTAAGTACTTTAGAGTCGAGGGTTTTGACCCTTTTATGATTTTGTTAGTATACGATATAGATTTGTAGATTTGTGCATTGGCATTGTGTCTCTTCTCTTCGCTTTTCATCATTGATTCTTCTTTGAGGATTTTTAATTCACATAAACTGTCCTCCGTTacataaaacttttgaaaaaagcaGTGAGCCCTAAAATGGAAATACAGAACGCAACCACTCTGTTTGATTATGTCTGTTCAAAAGAGGCAATGGACTGTGCAACAACCATCATGCCCTCCAAGCACTATATTGTCATAATTAACTTTTAATGGACACCATGATCCCATAGCACCATATTAAGCGGAACTCTAACACAGTAACATTTAATGGACTGTGTCAGAAGTAATTATATCAAGGATCTGATTCTTTTTATTAATGCGATAAGTCTAAAATTTTCGAAAATTATATTTACCATGTTGATAAAGTAAGGGCCATATCTcttacatttgtcatattttaaggATATACTGTATTGATTAGTGTTAACAAACTTCTCAGTATTGATAACTGTCTCGTCATTTTCttgattatcaaaaactttaaatatacttAACAAACAACGTAGCAATTTGCTGTTTCGGTTAGGAACCAAGATCGATGTGGATGTAACTATATTGCATAATGACTTGTATGACTTTTCATACATGCATAAAAGATTTCTCTgcaaagaaataattattttgattttcagaCCCTCAAATGGAAGTAGAAGTCAACTTTGATCATGACAGCCAGGCAGGAAAATTAGAACAGAACAGCCAAGGAAATAGCAACATAAATTTGTCTGACACAAATGTAGTTACTAAGTGCAGTGGAATGTCAGAAAAGAACGATGAAAACAAACTCAGAAGCGAAACACTACATGGTGATTGTCGTAATAAAGATGGGTCACTAGAAGATGAAGCAACTATAACGTCAGATATTAATTTGTTTGCTGAAAGAGATAAAGAGACTAAAGGCAACCATTATTTTGTAGATCACGTAAATATAGTAAGTAGGAGTAATAAAGGAAATAACATATCCACTCgtgaaaataatgatgaaaacataATAGCAGCAAAAATAAATGCAGGGAATTTGAATAAAAGAAGATCTGTTAAAAGGATGCATTTCTCAGGAGAATCAGATGTTAGTTTAGACAATCCAGAGAAAAGAACTAGACTTGATGTTACACTACCCGAAAATGATTTGAAACTGAGTAAAGATTGTGCTGTAACATATAATTATCTAGTAAATGATAAGAATAAGAAGTCCGACCGTACAATTCCACATGCTGTCAAAGATAATACTGTTCAACCACAATCTGTTGATGCGGACTTGGGATTTGATTCTGAATATGGCATAAATACTGAAGGTATAAATGTACCTGTGTCGTGCTTTAGCAGTCAAAGTTTAGATCTTGGCAGTCAGCTTTCTCTGAAAAGTCAAGAGTTAGAATTCGAATCTGTAAATACTTTAAACTTTGACACACAATACGACAATTTAAGCCTAGAATTGAATAATGAAAGTTTAAGCGCTCTAAGGAGTTTGAAGGGGGAAAGTTTAACATTTTCCAGCCAGACTGAAGATACCGATACCATTTGTAACCTTGTAGATGCTGACACTATAAATGTTGACTTATCGTTGTCAACGGACTGTCAAAGTGAAACGTTTAATAGAAAGTACGACGCAAGTCTTGATTTATCAAGTCAGAATGATTCCGTTGATATAGGTGCTAAAACATGTGACGTAACCGACTCGCAGGAATTACTGCATGATGATTCACAGCTTTCTCTGACATCGTCGCCGTCGGGATCAGTTTTTGAGTATCAGTCACTTGACTTTTCATGACATATTCAAATTTGCTATAATAGTCATGTGACTGTATAGCGTGTGATTTTTTTGTGAAGTTCTTTCAGTAATGGAAGTGTTTTACTTCTCATTATATAATGTATACTTAGTATATGATTTTGCTTAAATGCTGATAAAGAGGTTGTTTAAAATTACatgtgtttttctgtgatatttcaATTACTGAATCGTTCAGGAATTGTTCAACTTAAAGATCCttacattacattttattgtataaaaagtaacaatattgTTGTTAACGCCATTCTAGTGCCGTAGTTGATGTGTTTTAATGAATAGACAGCTCATCCATTTTCTGTTTAACTTCCTTTAATCTTCTTTTATACTTTGCAAATGGTACATATGGATTTTAAGACGAGGTAAAAACCGTCTGGTACATTAAAACTTAGAACAATACGTTTAACAAAATGTTGTCATTTTGTAACGTTCTCAATTGATTCACGAATAtgcaatttattttattcaattgaTACTATTTTTGTACCACTATTATTGTTTCATCAACAAAACTGAAAAAGGTATGAAGGACTACCATCTATAAGGTTTTCGACTGCCACGGAAACGGTGAAGTTACGTACAGttcaaaagattattttttttaattttatacagtTGATCCTgccaaacagttttaaaaaaatgtgtgtgTGGTGAACTTTAATTGCCTCCGTTTTCATAGAGTGTTTTGGTTGGTATATTTTATAGCTCGTGTGTCCTTCATACCAGTTAAGAAATTGTTCCATACTCGATCATCACAGCACTCGTTTTTCCGCAGAGCCGGGGTTGTTTTCTAAACTAAAATATAATGATGTATAGTTTGATTACGCTGTATGATGAATGGCCGTAATATGTTTGATATTGATGGCACATTCAGCTGCGTACTGCCACACCTGTTACAGTGTTCACAAAGATTCGCAGTGTTCGAGACTACAAATTTTTCCTCTGAATGAGGACGCCAGTATATTATTGTTGAATGGAAGAGAGCAAATGATGCATCTGCATTTGACTGATCAGCCTTTAAGTCTAGACAGTCTTGTGATGATCAGGTTGATCTGTAGAAGACAGGGAATAGTTTGTAGGTACCTTGAATTCGAAAATGGGGGAAAGATCCCTCTGGCCAGTGGATTGCTTCCCTTCCCTTTTACTGTCCTTGACCGGTTTTCCACAGTAACCTCTCTTGTCCATTGAAAATAGCTTTTTAAACTGCATTACTCATTTCATAGGGACCCTAAGAGACCTCAacataaatttgaaaagaaaaaatctaGATTATTCTTTAAGTCAAGAAAAAGACTACGAAGTGCGTCGTGAGGTTACTGCCATAACAGCTAAAGCGCTCTGTGTTCACCgagtttctgttgtttttagagatttttacgTTTTGGATGAGTTTGTCTATGGCTGTCAGAATTTTGCATCATGTATCCAGATATCTAATATGAGCTCTTCGTGTTATCTTTGCATATTTGTGGTGTGACTTCTTTATAACTTATCTGTTTGCGGAGTGTTTGATTATCAGGGTTTACCAAATGGATTGTATATATCCGCGATCCTTAATTCAAAGCATAGAAAACAGTTGCCCCAAAACTCccgatttttttctttgaatccTTTCTAGGGTTAAAATGACATTCTGAGATAAGGTGGCAGGATAAAACATTCAGACTTTCGTTTCTTCGTTACTTGTTACCTTTAATTGAATGCTTCATATGAAAATGTCATCCAGCTGACTTAGGAAGGTAGCTGGTTCTACCTTGTTGCCTTTCCTTACATTAAACTATGCCCGTTGAACACCTGCATTCTTCAACCACCATCAAAAGCGAAAAAAGCCGCCTTTTGAATTAAATAAGTAACAAAACTATATTGTTCGCCGGATTAGACTGAAATGCGGGTTTTATAGTTATACATCTTGTTTAGTctaatatttagttatattgcCATACTGATATTTCATAAGCATACCGATATGCATATacccaaaatatgttttattccaATGAAGGTAATTTGCACCGATAACATTAGTTTGGGTCTCATCAAGATTAACgttacatgaaaataattttttattatatgcatCATTGTTATGTTTTACTTACTTTTAGGTAAAAAGGAATTGTCTTGATTCCtctttaaatatgataaaatctgtgaaaaggtTTCCTCATTCATGTTACATATCATCCTAACAAACGCCAAAGAAGGTAATAggaactttttcaaatttttataatatatttataagttacaAAGTAACtgtcaaaaatagttttaaaactatattggacaagtttcattgaaaatcctttaaaattacaattttgactttatttatgggtacattttgataaatatgaaGGCGTATTTAATTTAGTGCACAACAATTTCACAAAGGGTACAacatttttggccataaaattcatagtattcaaaaaataatttaaaatttcaaaatgttttctagTACCATGCTGCAAAATATAAGAAAAGATGTGTAATTAATGTCTGGATtgtgcaaaataaaggcaaaatgtCCTTTATCAACCAGTAGCTCGAGTAGGTGATAAATGTGCATGCCCTTGTAACAGTCACTTACTCCGATGCAAATACAGCAACCATGTCAGGTTGGAAATTATATGTAAGCCTTAGTCTGCGTTGACAGGCTGCTTGCTGACTATGATTGCAGAGTATGGTCCAGCTATATATACAATAGATCAAAATCGATAGTCAAAAgtcattaaaacaattttaagaaatgtttatttctatttacCTATTACAACTGGATAATAGTATATTCAGTATAATAATTAACAAAgagtaacaataataaaacatccaagtttaaatcaaattacagCAATCATAACGATATGAAATACTACTAACAATTATGATTATGTACTAATAAACACGCTACTATTGTCCCTAAGGTGCCTACATAATAAATCTGGTTAGAGCAGACAAAATGGTATTATTTTCGAATACGTGTTTGTCTATGAAAACAAATGCACCAACCTAATTAGACACTTGTTTAATGTTAGTTTACACTAATTCCGTTCATACAGTTACAGCTGTctcaatttcaatgtaatttgttttcaaatatgacatACAAGACAGTGCACCCAATGCGGGTTTGTCCATTGTACAAGGATACAGACGGTTTGCACAACGACAGTTACATTAAAAACAGCAGATCTAAGACAGGCCTATCTGCCAATCTGCTACCTTAGCAAATAACTATGAACCTAATGAGTTAGCAGTGACTTAAATTTCCTGAATATCAAAATACTGAATCAAGATCACGTGGTtatatacataaatcaaaacaaaaacaactgcattgttaaaataacatactgcttgcaaaaataaaaacaaagcgGATAACATCTTGTTTAGTTAGTGGATTATAAAGTGCAGCGCGGTAGTTGGATCAGTTAGGTCGGGGTTCTAACCAGGTACCTGTCCGTTCCGAAATATTGCCTTGCAGGACTCATCGGGACTTCTGCCACCACTGAAAACTAGGAAGTCTCCATTTGACTTAAAATTATCAGTGAGacttaaaatgcaataaaacaaacttaaaaaattatGAATGATGACAAACATGCGTGGTACATATAACATATTGCGTAAGAATGTGATGTGTTGCCAAAATGTGTACGATATCAAAGTGTGTACACTTTCAGTACATTACATAACCAAAGAACTGGTCGCATAGAAAGCTAGTGTAAAAGTGGACTACTTACATTATGTACACGCTGTCAtctaaaacattatttattgaataaaattttgtaaaagtcaaaAATGATCACATTCTGACAATGTATGGAAGGAATTAAAActgttaacattttcaaaaacatgaagagcgtttttcagaaaaatatggaAAGAAAGTATAAGCGCAATGAATTGACGTGTAATGAAACAGCTTACATTCAAACACTCTTTATTTCTGATACCTGGCAATCCTCTAGTTTTACTTTATACATGTCAATGTGCAACACGCTTCCAGTCAAAAGACAAGAATTTGGACCATACAATTAGTAAGTTGTGTATCATATATACATGCACATATGTACATAATATTAGTTGAGGATTCGTCACACAAGAAATTGTTCAATGATGAATAGTTTTAAACACATTAATTCAACAATAAGACTAGTACACTTTGTATTGCTTATTACACTAGTGATGCAGATAAAAATGTTGAGATGACCAAAACTCAGACAACCAAAAACACATCTTTCACCAAATGTTGAGAAAAGCAATATGGAAGAATATACAAAATGAGTTTTTTGCCAACATATAGTACCCATTCTCAACAATGACAACACGCTATTTAAAGTTGCCTCTCCTTTCACATCAGTGCTGttcgaagaaatattttttatccaAATTATCTACCACATCAAGTTCTTTTTTACTCTAGTAACAACGTCTTAACAACACTTGAAATAAGACAGGAAAAGAAAATCACTGGTGCAATTATTTTGGCACCCAATACATTGCACATTATCCAGATAATCTCAGACATGGCAAAGCAGTTTCATTTTACCTGGGAAATCTTTACAATTTGTAACATGCAAATTCTTTCGcagaaatatcattttgaaattagCTTAAAATTCGATGTAAACGACGTGATAGTTTTTAGAAACGTGTAgtgcaaaatatttgttccacGTTAGCCCGAGAACTGTTACATCACTTCAGTTGATTTACATATACTTGAGTGATATGTGGAATggatgataaaataatatatgaagcAATGGAGGAGTTAAATAACGATTACAAAAGAAATGTTATTGCTATACCGCTCAAATGTTCATATAATTCATTTGCACATTAATTTTTGCCTTGGCATTTAGGTATAGTAATTTACCATTTACTGattaaacattttgcaaatctattaAAACCAAAACTCCCATCACAACAGAGCTTCAAatcttaatatatatttgaaaacacCAATTAGTATTATCATTCAAATGTGAAATATGTTGCATCTTTCtgtttatgaaaatgtatttcttaagttgttttgaatttatttcgATTTAAAACAGTATATCCCCACAAAAGCACGAAGTGACTGTGGCAACGTTGCATTCAAATGCCGTTAAGAAAAAGAGTATTTTACGCAAGTTGTTTCATGacgatataaatacatgtatattcattcaTTAACTAAGCGTCTCCTGTATTGTATCTCGCTTTGGTTTTCTACAATCACTTTGCTGAAGATTATacaacaagctttgtacatgtttATTGCTAAGACAAAGCGAAGGCAAGCAGTGTCACCAGACTTGTTACATATGGCAGTGATTTTGCTGATTGGGTCCCGGAAATGGGCTCATCGATAATGTCGTCGCACTCGTGGTCGTATTCCTCTGAAAaagtaaagaaacaaaattataaagcaCACACGTAAAATGCTTTAACAATACACTTGAATG is a window from the Mercenaria mercenaria strain notata chromosome 7, MADL_Memer_1, whole genome shotgun sequence genome containing:
- the LOC123554865 gene encoding uncharacterized protein LOC123554865, yielding MDDSGWLSTRNKKKVPKPQHRIKKMRSSNLKPVKSTCIRITNSPPPKQLFTATKQSSLNDFFSTHEDPQMEVEVNFDHDSQAGKLEQNSQGNSNINLSDTNVVTKCSGMSEKNDENKLRSETLHGDCRNKDGSLEDEATITSDINLFAERDKETKGNHYFVDHVNIVSRSNKGNNISTRENNDENIIAAKINAGNLNKRRSVKRMHFSGESDVSLDNPEKRTRLDVTLPENDLKLSKDCAVTYNYLVNDKNKKSDRTIPHAVKDNTVQPQSVDADLGFDSEYGINTEGINVPVSCFSSQSLDLGSQLSLKSQELEFESVNTLNFDTQYDNLSLELNNESLSALRSLKGESLTFSSQTEDTDTICNLVDADTINVDLSLSTDCQSETFNRKYDASLDLSSQNDSVDIGAKTCDVTDSQELLHDDSQLSLTSSPSGSVFEYQSLDFS